The Pygocentrus nattereri isolate fPygNat1 chromosome 4, fPygNat1.pri, whole genome shotgun sequence genome includes a window with the following:
- the emc7 gene encoding ER membrane protein complex subunit 7 has translation MQHLRRLLDAYFVLQSVFVLSRCFSEPEPGPSAASPASGDRFKIEGRAIVPGFKPQEWVSSARVLVEGGEYVGFLRTDGSFAVYDIPSGSYVIEIVSPSFRFEPTRVDITSKGKMRSRLVNYIKTSEVIRQPYPLQMRSSGPHTYFMKRETWGWTDFLMNPMVMMMVLPLLIIVLLPKVVNTNDPEMRKEMEQSMNMLNPNPELPDVSEFMTKLFSKGSSKPGGGSKGSRNAALKRR, from the exons ATGCAGCATCTCAGAAGGTTGCTAGATGCGTATTTCGTGTTGCAGTCCGTGTTTGTGTTGTCGCGGTGTTTCTCTGAACCGGAGCCGGGGCCTAGTGCTGCGTCCCCGGCGAGCGGAGACCGCTTTAAGATCGAGGGAAGAGCCATCGTTCCTGGCTTTAAACCACAAGAGTGGGTGTCTTCAGCTCGGGTGCTTGTAGAGGGAGGAGAGTATGTCGGGTTCTTAAG AACCGACGGAAGCTTTGCCGTGTATGACATACCATCTGGTTCCTATGTCATTGAAATTGTATCACCATCCTTCAGATTTGAGCCTACTCGTGTGGACATCACCTCTAAAGGCAAAATGAG ATCCCGCTTGGTGAACTACATTAAAACCTCAGAGGTTATCCGACAGCCGTACCCTCTACAGATGAGATCCAGTGGACCACACACATACTTCATGAAGCGAGAGACATGGGGCTGGACCGATTTCCTTATGAATCCGATG GTCATGATGATGGTCCTGCCATTACTCATCATCGTTCTGCTCCCAAAGGTGGTCAACACCAATGATCCTGAAATGAGAAAG GAAATGGAACAGTCCATGAACATGCTGAACCCCAACCCAGAATTGCCAGATGTTTCTGAATTTATGACCAAACTCTTCTCCAAGGGATCCAGCAAGCCAGGTGGAGGCAGCAAAGGCAGTAGGAATGCTGCTTTAAAGAGGAGGTAG